In Sphingobacterium zeae, one genomic interval encodes:
- a CDS encoding NAD-dependent epimerase/dehydratase family protein — MKVLVLGGSSGFLGSHLKKKLKDPIQCEFVSMRDLSWSKENFPTDCIINLVGKAHDFTGKATEEDFFFANFELAKKAFSIFISSQAKLFIHISSLAAIEEVESAKSLSENANYNSVSPYGRSKQAAEEWLLSQKITCRQEIDYLASAHGAWRRR, encoded by the coding sequence ATGAAAGTATTAGTTTTAGGAGGAAGTAGCGGCTTCTTAGGAAGTCATTTAAAGAAGAAACTCAAGGATCCAATTCAATGTGAATTTGTGTCCATGAGAGATTTAAGTTGGTCAAAGGAGAACTTTCCAACCGACTGCATCATCAATTTAGTAGGCAAAGCGCACGATTTTACAGGAAAGGCAACGGAAGAGGATTTCTTCTTTGCAAACTTTGAGCTGGCAAAAAAAGCATTTAGTATATTTATTTCCTCCCAGGCGAAGTTATTTATACATATCAGCTCCCTCGCCGCCATTGAAGAGGTAGAATCGGCCAAATCCCTCTCGGAAAATGCGAACTACAACTCCGTATCACCTTACGGTAGATCTAAACAAGCTGCTGAGGAATGGCTGTTGAGCCAAAAAATTACCTGCAGACAAGAAATTGATTATCTTGCG